From Desulfovibrio inopinatus DSM 10711, the proteins below share one genomic window:
- a CDS encoding sigma-54-dependent Fis family transcriptional regulator, with amino-acid sequence MHSLIRDGDAFGICHVACAQSETVELPLPRPRERRGSLVEYSRWKRFVEGKHVEAEDVDQTLLDSWKRCRNMGVDPAPRSCWDFAPMAQLEPFSTTLKRICTDIEATAYKSIRGQGLLITITNADARVARTCGDLDVLRQADRLNFGPGANWSESSVGTNAIGTALATGHPMQVFGEEHFCRSHHGWSCTAAPILDPRGNIWGCFDISGTADSDHSKNLELVLQATRALEQKLARVYCSELEGQMTSLFSSMFNSVTTGILFLNSAGRVTSANSIAELLLCSKGCSLRGRRADELFDFDTLLAKAKHDAMSDPVVLQCRVNPKLYVQAIPTFNSNGVWLDTIVSVSETQPFRHISIPTMKSGRNVSVQAETPKGFERVLHASPAMRQVIRQASNAARTLSTVLLTGESGTGKELFARGIHQAGPRAEKPFIAVNCGAFSEELVQSELFGYCDGAFTGAAKRGRVGKFQKADKGVLFLDEIAEMPLSQQVNLLRALEERAIVPVGGTTPRPVDVKIIAATNKDLQELVRQGRFREDLFYRLNVVGISIPALRARGDDILLLAKHHLRRLCTDFDIPFAGIAPDAEALLMSHDWPGNVRELVNCLEFAANNLFGEPLSVEHLPPYLQEKAVRAPGGAVKRQPSGFQLKKREEEAIRQALAFHQGNISKTAKALGIGRNTLYSKMDRFGIKFDDLS; translated from the coding sequence TCGATGGAAGCGGTTTGTAGAAGGAAAGCATGTAGAGGCAGAGGACGTTGACCAGACGCTCCTTGATTCGTGGAAACGATGTCGTAATATGGGAGTTGACCCTGCTCCACGAAGTTGCTGGGATTTTGCGCCGATGGCTCAACTTGAGCCGTTTTCGACGACGTTAAAAAGAATTTGTACCGATATTGAAGCCACTGCCTACAAAAGTATTCGAGGGCAGGGATTGCTCATTACCATAACCAACGCTGACGCTCGCGTTGCCCGCACGTGCGGAGATCTCGACGTGTTGCGCCAAGCTGACAGATTGAATTTTGGACCTGGTGCCAACTGGTCTGAATCAAGTGTCGGAACCAATGCCATCGGAACCGCTTTGGCAACGGGGCACCCCATGCAGGTTTTTGGTGAGGAACATTTTTGTCGCAGTCACCATGGTTGGTCCTGCACGGCAGCTCCAATTTTGGATCCACGTGGCAACATTTGGGGGTGTTTCGATATCTCCGGTACCGCAGATTCGGATCATTCCAAGAACCTTGAATTGGTTTTGCAAGCGACCCGGGCGTTGGAACAAAAGTTAGCCCGTGTGTATTGTTCTGAGCTTGAAGGGCAGATGACATCGTTGTTCTCTTCCATGTTCAACTCGGTAACAACAGGTATCTTGTTTCTCAACAGCGCTGGACGGGTGACGAGTGCAAACAGCATTGCCGAATTGCTGTTGTGTTCCAAAGGATGCTCATTGCGAGGGCGTCGAGCCGATGAGTTGTTTGATTTCGACACGCTCCTTGCCAAAGCCAAGCATGATGCCATGAGCGACCCTGTTGTCTTGCAGTGCCGCGTTAATCCGAAACTGTATGTTCAGGCTATACCGACTTTCAATTCCAACGGGGTGTGGCTTGATACTATTGTTTCCGTAAGCGAGACACAGCCATTCCGTCATATTTCCATTCCAACCATGAAAAGCGGACGGAATGTGTCCGTGCAAGCGGAAACACCGAAGGGCTTTGAGCGCGTCTTGCATGCCAGCCCGGCCATGCGTCAGGTCATTCGTCAAGCGTCCAACGCGGCTAGAACATTATCCACCGTTCTGTTGACGGGTGAATCCGGTACCGGGAAAGAGCTCTTTGCGCGTGGCATTCACCAGGCCGGACCGCGCGCCGAAAAACCCTTTATTGCCGTCAACTGCGGCGCTTTTTCCGAAGAACTCGTTCAGAGTGAACTCTTTGGATATTGTGATGGGGCATTTACGGGCGCAGCAAAACGCGGCCGTGTAGGAAAGTTCCAGAAAGCGGACAAGGGTGTGCTTTTCTTGGACGAGATTGCAGAAATGCCGCTGTCACAGCAAGTGAACTTGCTCCGTGCCTTGGAAGAACGTGCCATTGTTCCGGTTGGTGGGACGACTCCGCGACCTGTCGATGTGAAAATCATTGCAGCGACGAACAAAGACTTGCAGGAGTTGGTCCGACAAGGGCGGTTTCGCGAAGACCTCTTTTATCGCCTGAATGTTGTGGGGATATCCATTCCAGCATTGCGGGCACGTGGTGATGATATTCTTTTGCTGGCCAAACATCATTTGCGTCGTTTATGTACGGATTTCGATATTCCGTTTGCTGGTATTGCACCGGATGCCGAAGCGCTGTTGATGTCGCACGATTGGCCCGGCAATGTCCGCGAGTTGGTGAATTGCCTTGAGTTTGCCGCGAATAACCTTTTTGGAGAACCGCTCAGTGTCGAGCATCTTCCTCCATACCTTCAGGAGAAAGCGGTGAGAGCCCCCGGCGGAGCTGTCAAACGGCAACCGAGTGGTTTTCAGCTTAAGAAGCGGGAAGAAGAGGCGATTCGTCAGGCGCTGGCCTTCCATCAAGGAAATATCAGCAAAACGGCCAAAGCCCTCGGCATCGGCCGCAATACGTTGTATTCGAAGATGGATCGTTTCGGCATCAAGTTTGACGATTTGTCATAA
- the larB gene encoding nickel pincer cofactor biosynthesis protein LarB, with protein sequence MHNDDTLKQLLTSIRDGTLDINQGVEQLRDLPFVDLGHTKFDVHRPLRNGFPEVIYGEGKTPEQVGEIFLRMSEHSNILATRVSPEMAAHVQTVCPEVKYHELGRALTFIRNPISFREGEIAIITAGTSDLPVAEEARITCELFGNHVNCISDVGVAGLHRLLHRLPEIRRANVIIVIAGMEGALASVVGGLVPQPIVAVPTSVGYGAAFSGVAALLGMLTSCASGVTVVNIDNGFGAACAASKINAMCQS encoded by the coding sequence GTGCATAACGACGACACACTGAAGCAACTCCTCACGAGCATTCGAGATGGTACACTGGATATCAATCAGGGCGTTGAACAACTTCGCGACCTTCCGTTTGTAGACTTGGGACACACCAAGTTTGACGTACACCGTCCATTACGAAATGGTTTTCCCGAAGTTATCTATGGCGAGGGCAAAACGCCGGAACAAGTCGGAGAAATATTTCTCCGAATGTCCGAGCATTCCAATATTCTGGCCACCCGTGTCTCTCCCGAAATGGCAGCACACGTGCAGACTGTTTGTCCAGAAGTGAAGTATCACGAATTGGGCCGAGCTTTGACGTTCATACGCAACCCCATCTCCTTCCGCGAAGGAGAAATTGCCATCATTACAGCCGGCACCTCCGACCTCCCCGTTGCCGAAGAAGCGCGCATAACCTGTGAGCTGTTTGGAAATCACGTCAATTGTATTTCCGATGTCGGTGTGGCCGGCCTTCATCGGCTGCTTCACCGACTTCCTGAAATTCGCAGAGCCAACGTCATCATTGTTATCGCCGGCATGGAAGGGGCTCTGGCCAGCGTTGTCGGCGGGCTGGTTCCCCAACCGATTGTCGCCGTTCCCACCTCGGTGGGATATGGAGCCGCGTTTTCAGGAGTGGCCGCACTCCTTGGCATGCTCACCTCCTGCGCCAGCGGTGTCACGGTGGTCAACATCGACAACGGTTTCGGTGCAGCCTGTGCCGCCAGCAAAATCAATGCAATGTGCCAATCCTGA
- a CDS encoding periplasmic heavy metal sensor encodes MMLFFFLWRSNDKNKDLFVESKIQTEARMRMKYSMIGIAGILCFFLLSSPQRVMAQEVNDGNAEKGQQNEMQPPDMMHEMMEKMMGASGKGKGMERHVMKKMSLMEQLMTLSPEQRASYLDAVTKSQKQALDIREESLLAQMALQDALSAEQFNKAKATELAKKLAETAAKSTQNKLELVISLRAMGLSAETISQFGLYPVGKKAGPKGMMPKPKMPGKM; translated from the coding sequence TTGATGTTGTTCTTCTTTCTGTGGAGGAGTAACGATAAGAATAAAGATTTATTCGTTGAATCAAAAATTCAAACGGAGGCACGTATGCGTATGAAATATTCGATGATTGGAATTGCTGGTATTCTTTGTTTTTTCCTTCTTTCTTCCCCTCAGCGCGTGATGGCACAAGAGGTGAATGACGGAAACGCTGAGAAGGGACAGCAAAACGAAATGCAACCGCCTGACATGATGCATGAAATGATGGAAAAGATGATGGGGGCTTCTGGAAAAGGGAAGGGGATGGAGCGCCATGTCATGAAGAAGATGTCCTTGATGGAGCAACTCATGACCTTGTCGCCGGAACAGCGAGCTTCCTACTTAGATGCCGTGACGAAGAGCCAGAAGCAGGCCTTGGATATCAGAGAGGAGTCTTTGTTGGCCCAAATGGCATTGCAAGACGCTCTGTCGGCAGAACAATTCAACAAGGCTAAGGCGACAGAATTGGCGAAAAAACTGGCTGAAACTGCGGCAAAAAGCACGCAAAATAAGTTGGAGCTTGTTATTTCGTTACGTGCAATGGGATTATCTGCAGAAACGATTTCACAGTTTGGACTGTACCCGGTGGGCAAGAAGGCTGGCCCTAAAGGCATGATGCCCAAGCCAAAGATGCCGGGAAAAATGTAG
- a CDS encoding SHOCT domain-containing protein — MWIIWLILIVVIIYFVVGFGNKSGSFPGARRESALDILKKRYARGEISKAEYEELKRDIAD, encoded by the coding sequence ATGTGGATCATATGGCTTATTCTCATAGTCGTTATTATTTATTTTGTCGTTGGTTTCGGCAATAAGTCCGGGTCGTTTCCGGGGGCGAGGCGCGAGAGTGCTCTGGATATTCTCAAGAAGCGATACGCGCGAGGGGAGATATCCAAAGCAGAGTATGAAGAGTTGAAAAGAGATATTGCAGATTGA
- a CDS encoding helix-turn-helix transcriptional regulator, with product MAHRIHSVCPSKSAIVFVLGGMKTVTRGEERITVRSGEGFFFPARMETTIENIPDGQTGRYEALCLTYDEDMIARVAAEHPHSASAPVHTLESFRIPCDGVIESSAAHVLEMAASDQENERLIALCREELLLVVAGKTDCIAFLWEAASSWSSRCSALVGMDPGRAWTAEGIAERLGTSERTLRRHLKNEGTGVTHILREVRLHTGLALLQVGNTSVSEAAYRCGYNSASRFAGLFKERFGVSPSEVLQCCAVSGQPLAES from the coding sequence ATGGCCCATAGGATTCATTCGGTTTGTCCCTCCAAATCCGCTATTGTTTTTGTTCTTGGAGGCATGAAGACCGTCACGCGCGGGGAGGAGCGCATTACCGTGCGTTCCGGTGAAGGATTCTTTTTCCCCGCTCGGATGGAAACAACCATTGAGAACATCCCTGATGGGCAAACGGGGCGATACGAGGCCTTATGTCTGACATACGACGAAGATATGATTGCTCGTGTTGCTGCCGAACATCCACATTCAGCAAGTGCTCCGGTGCATACACTCGAGTCATTTCGCATCCCATGTGATGGCGTCATTGAATCTTCAGCGGCCCATGTATTGGAAATGGCTGCCAGCGACCAGGAGAATGAACGTCTCATTGCCTTGTGTCGCGAAGAATTGTTGTTGGTCGTTGCGGGAAAAACAGATTGCATTGCGTTTTTATGGGAAGCTGCGTCTTCGTGGAGTTCTCGGTGTAGTGCTCTTGTGGGAATGGATCCGGGCCGTGCATGGACTGCCGAAGGTATCGCAGAAAGATTAGGCACGAGTGAACGAACGTTGCGGCGCCATCTGAAGAATGAGGGAACCGGGGTTACACACATCCTTCGTGAAGTACGCCTTCATACAGGCTTGGCCCTGCTCCAGGTTGGGAATACGTCGGTCAGTGAAGCCGCATATCGTTGTGGATATAACTCGGCTTCACGCTTTGCGGGACTTTTTAAGGAACGGTTTGGTGTGAGTCCGAGTGAAGTGTTGCAGTGTTGTGCCGTTTCGGGGCAACCTTTGGCCGAATCGTGA
- a CDS encoding YbhB/YbcL family Raf kinase inhibitor-like protein — MRRTVVGMLALLIVSTVLVFSTQGSWAADFTLTSPTVENGGTLADAHLFKGFGCSGDNVSPALSWSNPPSGTKSFALMVYDPDAPTGSGWWHWVVFNIPASVYELAEGAGNPGGTLPAGAVQSRTDFGSPGYGGACPPKGHGAHHYIFTVYALDVEKIDLGPESSAAMVGFYLNAHTLGKASLTATYGR; from the coding sequence ATGCGAAGAACTGTTGTTGGTATGTTGGCGTTGCTCATCGTCAGCACGGTATTGGTGTTTTCGACACAGGGAAGCTGGGCTGCGGATTTTACGCTGACCAGTCCAACGGTCGAAAATGGGGGAACATTGGCCGATGCCCATCTTTTCAAAGGATTCGGCTGTTCAGGGGATAACGTCTCTCCGGCGTTGTCGTGGTCAAATCCGCCTTCCGGTACAAAGAGCTTTGCGCTGATGGTCTATGATCCGGATGCCCCAACGGGAAGTGGTTGGTGGCACTGGGTCGTCTTTAATATCCCGGCGTCCGTGTATGAGCTGGCCGAAGGTGCCGGAAATCCTGGAGGCACCCTGCCAGCCGGTGCCGTACAAAGCCGGACCGACTTCGGTTCTCCGGGATACGGTGGGGCGTGTCCTCCAAAAGGCCATGGTGCGCATCACTACATTTTTACAGTTTATGCCCTTGATGTTGAAAAAATCGATCTGGGACCGGAGAGTTCCGCCGCTATGGTCGGTTTTTATTTGAATGCGCATACCCTTGGAAAGGCATCCCTTACCGCGACCTATGGTCGCTAG
- a CDS encoding DUF599 domain-containing protein, which yields MTEMIAPHRLDLICLIVSMAVFSAYHLFVWWKLKKNPMYTLYGAIKLAKAAWVVSIMEDKKDILAVQTLRNWTMGATFLASTSILLAVGLLTLSGQGDKLGQIWHTVNLFGSTTQSTITLKLLVILGNLFIAFFSFSFSIRLFSHVGFIINTPPVDGNYGTSMTFVAMQLNKAGSYFHIGMRAYYFLVPLIFWLFGPLFMVVSTLTVVIIIARIDKTPKLECSYLAGFFKENCRLTQK from the coding sequence ATGACCGAAATGATTGCTCCGCACCGATTGGACTTGATTTGTTTGATCGTCTCAATGGCGGTTTTCTCAGCGTATCACCTGTTTGTCTGGTGGAAATTGAAGAAGAATCCCATGTATACGCTTTACGGCGCAATAAAGTTAGCAAAAGCGGCCTGGGTTGTGAGCATTATGGAAGATAAAAAAGATATTCTTGCGGTTCAAACGTTGCGCAACTGGACCATGGGCGCCACATTTCTCGCGTCGACGTCCATCCTGCTGGCTGTCGGCTTGCTGACATTGTCTGGTCAAGGCGATAAATTGGGTCAGATATGGCACACGGTGAATCTGTTCGGTTCGACGACACAAAGTACAATTACATTGAAATTATTGGTTATTCTCGGAAATCTGTTCATTGCGTTCTTTAGTTTTTCTTTCTCTATACGTCTCTTTAGCCATGTGGGGTTCATTATCAATACCCCTCCGGTCGATGGGAACTATGGAACATCAATGACATTTGTTGCCATGCAACTCAATAAAGCAGGAAGCTACTTCCATATTGGCATGCGCGCCTATTATTTCCTCGTTCCGCTCATCTTCTGGCTGTTTGGTCCCCTTTTCATGGTTGTTTCCACCTTAACCGTCGTCATCATCATTGCTCGTATCGACAAAACTCCGAAATTGGAGTGTAGCTATCTGGCAGGATTCTTCAAGGAGAACTGTCGATTGACTCAGAAGTAG
- a CDS encoding class I SAM-dependent methyltransferase codes for MDHFEKNRYYYDRNAESYEASSWYFFNRYKAEKVLEELTQLLDNIRRTESLRVLEIGPGTGYLLKKILEISKCRVRYVGIEHSAAMGEILKKSCEGLCESFELHCASASRKVVKDVVGSRRFDIVIGSSVLHHIPDYADLIDAIADTVDEGGGLYFVREPLHIEECSPPQIIHRLFFYIIDSLNSFMFKARIQKLLYPQKIKAESAVDIGVHMYKNGVSLEPFYALTQKGFSVLSLRKYNRRLTTFLSKLENVWCSSLRKDHFGNTLYSISMLKERI; via the coding sequence ATGGATCATTTTGAAAAGAATCGTTACTATTATGATAGGAATGCAGAGAGCTATGAAGCTTCAAGCTGGTATTTTTTTAATAGATATAAAGCAGAGAAGGTTCTTGAGGAATTAACTCAGTTGTTAGATAATATAAGAAGGACAGAATCCCTTCGGGTTCTTGAGATTGGCCCTGGAACGGGCTACCTTCTCAAGAAGATATTAGAGATTTCAAAATGCCGTGTTCGTTATGTTGGTATTGAGCACTCTGCAGCAATGGGGGAGATCCTCAAGAAGAGCTGTGAAGGTTTATGTGAAAGCTTTGAACTTCATTGTGCCTCAGCGTCAAGAAAGGTTGTAAAGGATGTCGTTGGATCTCGTCGATTTGATATCGTAATAGGTTCTTCGGTGCTACACCATATCCCAGACTATGCAGATCTTATTGATGCTATTGCAGACACAGTGGATGAAGGGGGAGGATTGTACTTTGTACGTGAACCATTGCACATTGAAGAGTGTTCTCCTCCACAAATAATACACCGTTTGTTTTTCTATATAATTGATAGTCTCAATTCCTTTATGTTTAAAGCACGAATTCAGAAATTGCTTTATCCTCAAAAGATAAAAGCTGAGAGTGCTGTGGATATTGGGGTACACATGTATAAAAATGGTGTTTCGTTAGAACCCTTTTATGCGCTAACCCAAAAAGGATTCTCGGTGTTGTCGTTAAGAAAATATAATAGGAGACTGACAACATTTCTTTCTAAATTGGAGAATGTTTGGTGCTCCAGTTTACGGAAAGATCATTTTGGCAACACTCTGTATTCGATTAGTATGTTGAAGGAGCGAATTTAA
- a CDS encoding sulfotransferase, with the protein MDFFDVVLANIERHDPFSLVKLNHGFWEYRVKVEDQFGITGYDDPEPDIEKLDAFHQEISINFSAQFMAELKVQVRSLPQKTRISFLASVFSWKNCWRIERTPYCGIQRAMKAMRNYVHPETKIGNGLLWKNVTYNNQLHLFIEKIRTRKVFIIGPGYISHFSKFAQLNNAEFIEICSSAAYEKRYDTLKKIQSCYDESVELDKSPVFLFESGDLVSLWFITHLYESCPNATMIDLGQVLNVCNFAYVDGINWFTQHRKEVVTAIQTINANWINDERSYWKPNTEDTNNVIKSSLVAAGIHLLLYPLTKKCLDESSQHKPEQRYGFVENKGIDIVLLQRLLSISRSRNHWANFGPVVELLESTVARILRLPKKRRVVFCKSGTSALYGLVGLEEYKRRRKMKWVVSAFGFLSTKRGPLFDARVVDCDENGFINLAALNELKAEIDGVIVTNTFGLHNMWKPLIQFCEENGLALIYDNATALWGPDRTVSGAPNEIVSFHQTKPWGMGEAGLAVIDAADETTFKAMLNFGVGAAEGIERYSGNEKLSDYDAALVLQRLLTIPRWLHGYRLQRRRIVKIAQECGVKILNDEPNTITNSVAVLMDHPVTYDDLANDFIPLNKYYAPLESGHKNADYLFSRIVNIPCHPEIAKIDEEKIRKVLVVLNVKKDVQAYHKSKEVVQEDTDVQYVFITGCSRSGTSFTADLLRSHPLVAMGRERFATRYFEKRFHRQLFSAERFCTILKEGDSHHTQLETYYPRLISRFHKCRVVGDKIPEISLDSTTLFSTLPDAKVVLLLRNIYDVASSFNARAMQSKERGGAWPTFRDYRSAVTEWNRMLENFIDRASDPNVFIIEFETFFNDTAKLDELYAFVGLDVSPEVEKSYNANKKKYFDIEKERLIYLTSEQKRHIARSARFDLYNSIV; encoded by the coding sequence ATGGATTTTTTCGATGTTGTTCTTGCGAATATCGAACGCCATGATCCTTTTTCTTTGGTAAAACTTAATCATGGATTTTGGGAATATCGTGTTAAGGTTGAAGATCAATTTGGCATTACAGGCTACGATGATCCTGAACCAGATATTGAGAAACTTGATGCATTCCATCAAGAAATATCAATCAATTTTTCCGCCCAATTTATGGCTGAACTTAAGGTCCAAGTTCGGTCTCTTCCACAAAAAACGAGGATATCATTTCTCGCGTCTGTTTTTTCATGGAAGAATTGTTGGAGAATTGAGCGTACTCCATATTGTGGCATACAAAGAGCAATGAAAGCCATGCGTAATTATGTACATCCAGAGACCAAGATTGGTAATGGTCTTCTCTGGAAGAATGTAACGTATAACAATCAGCTTCATCTATTTATTGAAAAAATACGTACGAGAAAAGTTTTTATTATTGGCCCTGGATATATTTCTCATTTTTCAAAATTTGCACAATTAAATAATGCTGAATTTATTGAAATATGTAGTTCTGCTGCGTATGAAAAACGCTATGATACTCTGAAAAAAATACAATCTTGCTATGATGAAAGTGTAGAACTTGATAAATCTCCTGTGTTTCTTTTCGAATCTGGTGACCTTGTAAGTTTATGGTTTATTACTCATCTCTACGAGAGTTGTCCAAACGCAACAATGATTGATTTAGGGCAAGTCCTTAACGTATGCAATTTTGCATACGTTGACGGGATCAATTGGTTTACTCAACATCGCAAAGAAGTCGTTACAGCTATTCAGACGATAAATGCCAACTGGATCAATGATGAACGTTCATATTGGAAGCCCAACACAGAAGACACAAACAACGTAATAAAATCTTCTCTTGTTGCTGCAGGAATTCATTTACTTCTATATCCTTTGACCAAAAAGTGTTTGGATGAAAGTAGCCAACACAAGCCGGAACAGCGATATGGATTTGTTGAGAACAAAGGCATCGACATCGTACTGCTGCAAAGACTTCTATCAATATCCCGATCTCGGAATCACTGGGCCAATTTTGGCCCTGTTGTTGAGTTGCTTGAATCTACCGTCGCACGCATATTACGGCTTCCCAAAAAGAGAAGAGTTGTTTTTTGCAAGAGTGGAACGAGTGCATTGTATGGATTAGTGGGATTGGAAGAGTATAAAAGGCGGCGCAAAATGAAGTGGGTCGTCTCCGCGTTCGGGTTCCTTTCGACCAAGCGCGGACCTCTTTTCGATGCTCGTGTTGTCGACTGTGACGAGAATGGTTTCATTAACCTTGCAGCACTTAATGAATTAAAAGCTGAAATTGATGGAGTGATTGTTACGAATACATTTGGCTTACACAATATGTGGAAGCCGTTGATTCAATTTTGTGAAGAAAATGGTTTGGCACTCATTTACGATAATGCAACTGCCCTCTGGGGGCCTGACCGGACAGTGTCGGGGGCTCCAAATGAGATTGTGAGCTTTCATCAAACCAAGCCCTGGGGAATGGGTGAAGCTGGATTGGCTGTCATTGATGCGGCGGATGAAACAACGTTCAAAGCTATGCTGAATTTTGGTGTAGGCGCTGCAGAAGGTATCGAAAGATATAGTGGAAACGAGAAATTGAGTGATTACGATGCCGCGCTTGTATTGCAGCGACTCCTCACCATTCCGCGTTGGCTTCATGGATATAGACTTCAGCGAAGACGAATTGTAAAAATTGCTCAAGAATGTGGTGTGAAGATTCTCAACGATGAGCCGAATACAATTACAAATTCTGTTGCTGTTCTGATGGATCATCCTGTTACGTATGATGATCTTGCTAACGACTTTATACCGCTCAATAAATATTATGCTCCGCTTGAATCCGGGCATAAAAATGCAGATTATTTATTCTCTCGAATCGTGAATATTCCATGTCATCCAGAAATTGCGAAGATAGACGAAGAAAAAATTCGTAAAGTACTTGTGGTATTAAATGTAAAAAAAGATGTTCAAGCCTACCACAAGAGCAAAGAGGTTGTTCAGGAAGATACAGATGTCCAGTATGTGTTTATAACGGGATGTTCAAGGTCGGGAACATCTTTTACTGCTGACCTTTTACGCAGCCATCCTTTGGTGGCAATGGGACGTGAACGGTTTGCAACGCGATATTTTGAAAAGAGATTTCATCGGCAACTTTTTTCTGCTGAGCGATTCTGTACTATTCTTAAAGAAGGAGACTCGCACCACACTCAACTTGAAACATATTATCCACGTTTGATTTCCCGTTTTCACAAATGCCGTGTCGTTGGCGATAAGATCCCTGAGATCAGTCTGGATTCCACAACACTATTCTCGACGCTTCCTGATGCAAAAGTGGTGCTTTTATTACGAAATATATATGATGTGGCCAGCTCGTTTAATGCGAGGGCTATGCAATCAAAAGAACGTGGTGGTGCATGGCCTACATTTAGAGACTATCGTTCGGCTGTAACAGAGTGGAATAGAATGCTTGAGAATTTTATAGATAGAGCAAGCGATCCGAATGTATTTATCATTGAATTTGAAACTTTCTTTAATGATACGGCAAAGCTTGATGAATTATATGCGTTTGTTGGGCTTGATGTTTCTCCAGAAGTAGAAAAATCCTACAATGCTAACAAGAAAAAATATTTTGATATTGAAAAGGAGAGATTGATTTATCTTACTTCGGAGCAAAAGCGTCACATCGCACGTTCTGCTCGATTTGATTTGTATAATAGTATTGTTTAA
- a CDS encoding WbqC family protein produces MKLAIMQPYLFPYIGYFQLMNYVDTYVVYDDVQFTKGGWINRNYINLNNNRFLLTLPIEKPSLKKKINDINVVGYFKKYLKTIVQAYRPARYFNDVYPMLESIFVRQDRDLVGLILDSFYAICSYLDCHVDIIVSSDLNMATELKGAPRILAMCNALNAHDYVNAIGGQCLYSKDEFLKNNINLQFLMTHDIEYEQFSGSFIPNLSIIDVLMFNSKQDVKRFLTQFDLV; encoded by the coding sequence ATGAAACTCGCTATCATGCAACCGTATTTATTCCCATATATTGGATATTTTCAACTTATGAATTATGTCGATACGTATGTTGTCTACGATGATGTTCAGTTTACAAAGGGAGGATGGATAAATAGAAACTATATCAATTTAAACAACAATCGTTTTTTATTGACACTTCCCATAGAAAAACCAAGTCTAAAGAAAAAAATTAATGATATAAATGTAGTAGGGTATTTTAAAAAATATTTAAAGACTATCGTGCAGGCCTACAGGCCTGCACGATATTTTAACGATGTGTATCCAATGTTAGAAAGTATATTTGTACGGCAAGATAGAGATCTTGTCGGGCTTATACTTGATTCATTCTACGCGATATGCAGCTATCTTGATTGTCATGTGGATATTATTGTCTCAAGCGATCTCAATATGGCGACAGAACTTAAAGGAGCTCCACGAATATTAGCTATGTGTAACGCTCTGAATGCTCATGACTATGTGAATGCAATTGGAGGCCAATGCCTATACTCGAAGGATGAATTTTTGAAAAACAATATTAATTTACAATTTTTGATGACGCATGATATCGAATATGAACAGTTCTCCGGCTCTTTTATTCCAAATTTGTCCATTATTGATGTGTTGATGTTTAATTCAAAGCAGGACGTTAAAAGGTTTCTTACTCAATTCGATTTGGTTTGA